The genomic interval gaAGGGGTTAGTTCTGGGTGGTTGGTGAACTGACTATTGGGTGTGATTTGTGCGAGCGCACATTAACCTTTTTTGCCAAAAAGACATTCAAAGCGTCGGTTTTGATTGGTTGTGGAGTGCGAGGGTTAGGGCAGCGCGTGGTTGGGACTCCTCAGCATCAGACCATCGACCAGGAGGAGACGACTGGAGCGCGCGGTCGCCAAGATATATCCGTCTTTTTTCCGCCAGCGGAGCTCAATTGGACCCggtcggtcacgtgatctgcCCCTCGTCCGCGCCGCCCGTCTCAATCGTGCActgtgtggtgttgtttCCGAATTACTCGAATCATTCGAATCACTCGAATCACTCGAATCACGCAAATCAtcattgtacatacaaaATTATGAGCCGTTTGAGCAGCGTAGTATTTGAGacagatcacgtgaataGACGAACTCTGGCTATGGAGTCGGCGTGTACCGAGTGGcaatggtcacgtggtctGTCcatccacgtgacctctTCCCCCCGCCTCGCCGTATCTCCCTCAATATGACGTTGGTCGTGCATCTAAAAAATCTCCAAGTTTGTCAAATCTCCGAGTTTGTTTACAGTTGATGCAAAGTTGGCAAATGGGATCGAGGGCAATTGGCGACGGGGATTCTGCAACAGTGAGGGCGGTTTGAGGACGAGTTGAGTATACCATTGTGACCCTTGGAATTGTGGGAGTACATTGGTGTTTTCGCAAGTCGTTTCTGACTACTGTAACACGAGTTGTGACTGTATTTGAGTCCGCATCCAAAGTTAGCCTGATGGGGCCACAGAAAGAGGTTCTCGGGAGTTTAACATGTCGTCGACTTGGCTGGACGGAGACATTTCTATCGACATCTTCTTATAACAATTCCTCTGATTGTTCACCTCTGATTCTGGAGTTGCATTGACCGGTATGACTAAAAGGTCCCCCTTGTGGGCGCTACTTGGATCGGGTCTTGCTGAAATTTGGTCACATGGGCCCCTCCGCCGTGTTCCCCGACAATACCAATCTTGAATCTGATTTGACTCATTTTTATCCCATTCTTTCCCTACCCAGTCATGTTCATCACCATAgattgtttttttcaaaCATGCATGCCCAAGGTGGTTAGAGTTGTGAAAGTGGCTTGTTTTGGGGTGTCGTATACCTCGTTGGTGTAGATGTATAAGGAGAGAAATCGCTGTTCCCGTCTGCTCTGTGTCTCCAGTATGTCTGTGTCAAATTTCAGCTTTCTACGGTCAAAATTCAGCCAGTTGGAGGACTTGACTCTGGTGAACATATATTGTATATAACAGACACTCATAATCTGACTTTTTAGAAATGAAGTCAGCCCGATATCGAATACACTGTAGCTCGTGACCTCCCTGTAGCCCGTGGTTCACCTCCTACTCCCGTTTTACTCCCGTTTTAACTCCCGTTTTACTCCCGTTTTACTCCCGTTTTTTTCCCGTTTTATCCCCGTTTTACTCACGCATCCTggaataaaaatatataaaacatatataaaaatataaaacatatatataaaatataaaaaagaaCGTGCATGCATATTGTATGCGCTGTGATGAAAGTTGACGGGAGATGAATTGGCAGATTGAGATGGAAAAATttggggaaaaaaaggaaaaaacaGGAAAAGCGTAGAAATATGATCTATTTTTTTGGTCGTCATCTGAATATACAGtcatactacaagtagttgtatGTTTTCCTCATCCCCCTTTCACATCCCATCTTACACTCCCTAAACAACATGTCCATAGCTACATGTCCTTGTAGTGTAGGCTCCACCATGTTTAGTCAGCGGTGCAATTAAAGGGAAAATACACGCCACATGCAAGATCACGTGTCCACGACAACCTTCCGAACTCCCTTAATCCCCCGAATAACAGCctcccaaccccaaccctcTACtcccctccaccacccatAGGTGCATGATGCAGTGAAAAAAATCTTGTCGAAAGTTGAACTCTACTGGGGGATTTTTTACTAACCAActtcacaaacacacaccaACTATGAGCGAGCTGCACAACCCGGACCAGTCTTCGCGGGCTCTGTTCGATCTGTGCCGCGTGCTTCTCAAGGGCATATACGGCGAGCTATCGGCGGTTCTGGTGGGGTCTCTTCTGGACTATGGGCGTCAGACGGCTGCTGAGCTCGCCAAAACCACCAAACTGCCGCTGTCAGCGGTGCACAGTGGTCTGGCGGCGCTGGTGCAGAACCGCTTTGTGCTGTACTGGGCCAACGACCGCAAATCCGGGCGAGATACAGACGACATTGGCGAGTCCAGCTCCATCCATTACGTGGCCAACTGGAAGGAGATTTACCAGGTGGTGCGGGCTGGCGGCATGGTGGATGCGGTGCGAAAGGACTTCGGCAAGGGCCCCGGCGGCAAAAGCAACCCCGAGTCGGGCGAGAGGTGTGCCGAGATTGCCCAGAACCTGCTCGTGTACGGACACATGCGGGTGGCCGACTACCTGGAAGCCACCCCCGAGCACGACCGAGACAGCGTGGAGGCCAGTATCGCGGTGATGCTGCGCAAACGGTTTCTGGTGCCCGTACAGGCGTGGCAGTTCAAGCCCGAGACAGATCTCTACGCACGCATGTTCAGAGACCACCTCAGTAAACTGCCTCTGTCCATGGCCGAGTCTGCCCGAAAGAACCAGGCTGCGGTAAGCGCCAAAACGGAGCTCGAGCGCATGCAGGAGGAGCGCAACTCGCTGAATCTGGGATTTGTGTCGGGCTCTGTGGCCCGAACTAAGGGCGTCCCTGTCCTGAACCGCGCCGAGAAGCTCGACCACCAGGCCGTGCTGTGTGCCAATCCCGACAAGTTTCTGGTGATTGCGCGAaacgaggagctggccaagctggccGAGGAGCGATGTGGCAAGACGGCGGCCGAGGTCTACAGACAGTGTCTCAGCAAGTACGTTGGCCGTCTGCATTCTTGCACTCAAGACACTTCTCCAGGCGCTGAATTCAACATCACGTCGATGGAGATTGCCAAGACAATCGATCCTCGCCTGGACGGTCTTAGACCGCGAGGAAAGGGATCACGATCCGTTTCTCCCCGGCCGCAGAGCAAACGAGTCAAGACTGAAGAGGGATATACAAAGACTGGAGACTatgacgagaaggaggtggacgTTGAAGAAGATATGGAAGAGGAGTTGTCGGGCGTTGCTTTAGCAACAGCAGTATCCAAACAAATGCAGATTTTGGCAGCCTCACCGCTCAAGTTTGTGCAGAGCGTGGGCACCAAGGGCGGAGGAGAGTGGTACGTCAACTTCAAAGAGGCTACCGAGTGCCTGCGGGGCGCGCGATACGAGCAGATCATTCAGTGGAAGTACGGCCGCGTGGCCAAGCGGTTGCTGCGAGctgtcaaggacaaggGCAAGGTGGACGAAAAGCTGCTGACCAATATTGCGCTGTTGCCCGTTaaggagattctcaacCACCTGCACGACTTGCATTCTGTCGGCGCTCTGGACGTGCAAGAGCTGCCTCGAACCGCCGACAGAGCTGCGTCTCGAACCATTTTTCTGTGGCATCATAGAGCCAACCGGGCATACTCGCTCATTTCACAGGACATTTACAAGTCTTTGTCGCGCTGTTTCGAGCGGGTGGCTGCCGAGCGTGCCAAGCTGCCCATTCTGCTGAGCAAGCTGCAGCGAGAGGATGTCAAGGGACACGAAGATGAATTTCTGACCGAGCAGGAAAAGGCGGATCTCAAGGGACTGAGAATGAgagaggagaagctgctggtgcaGATGAACAGGTTGGATGGTTTGATTCGGGTATTTAGAGATTACTAGACGACGAGCGAAGCCAGTCGTCTGAGCAGCTCAAAAGACTCACTTGATCGGAGTGAACGCCTGACCGGAGTGTCTGAACGCTTGGTCGGAATGGTTGGATAGGACTCACTTGATCGGAGtggttggaggagactcGCTTGAATGAGGCTCTCACCAGTGATAGGAAGAGACTCACTTTGAGCAAAGCGACTGAATGAGAATACTCACCCATGTAAAGAAATACTAATTGCATAGAGAAGGAAAGAGCTACTTGTGGGTGAACCGAAATGTCATCAATGGCGAGTATGGGCTgagcactacaagtacttgtagaacgAGTAGATGTTTACCTAACACTCGCCCAACTACTGTGTCAAGCAGTAATCCGAGCACCCTAATGAACTCCGAGGATCTGATATTCTCTCTAACTGGCTCCTACTCATACAGTACGTACCTAGTCTCTTGTAaatagtacatactgtgccACAAGTCGGTCTTTAAGGCAGATCTGGTCTCGAATTGCCCCCTCACCGACCTCCGACCTCATCAGTTCCATCTAACAGTTCATTAATATCTATTTAATCCATGCACCATGCCAACCAGTCGATCCACTTCGGGGACCCAAGTATCGCGCTAGACTGGATTGTACAGGTCTCGTACCCTATGTACCGGATACGTGACCTCATGCTAAAACACGTGACCTCACTCGGGCGTAACACGTGACCTCTCATGCCAAATACAACACACCTGTGACCCAAGTCTCCTGCTCGTCTCGTCCATCTAATCAAcccgcttcttcttcttggaccAGAAGGCTGCGGGCAGAGGAATGTCGAACGCCGGTCGCTCGACCACCACGAGCTCGTTGCCGTCCACAATCTCCGCGCCGATGATTGGTCTGTATTTGCTGGTCGACCAGAAGGCGGTGGTAGTCTGGTTTTCGGAAGTGACGGGTTTGGCCGtctcctctccatccaGACGTCGCTTAGGGACTCGCTCGACCGGAATGTTGGTCGAGGTGTCAACAAACGCCAGCCAGGTGGCTCCCCACATCCACACTCGCTGGGAGTGCTTGGAACTGGGGTCCAGGAACATGCCTGTGCAGTGGTCGACCGAAGAAGCCACGGGGTCGGGAATCTCGGGGTTGGATCGGCTCCACTCGGTCAGCAGACCCGAGCCGAGATCgaactccaccaccttgttGTCGGCCGTGGCCACCACCAGTGTCTTGGCGCCCGTGAAGGCCATCGCGGTagcgggagcagcagacagACGCATGAGTGTTCGAGCGTGTTTGAAGCCTCGGTCGCCCCGCACAAAAATCTCCGTGTGACCCGATCGCCGCGACAGAGCCAGATGTGTATCTGAAAAGGCAGCAGCGACGATTTCCGTCTCGTGTCCGTGGGCAATGAGGTTGCCCTTGAGCACCGCCTCGGGAACCTGCAGCTCTTCGATAGGTGCGAGCTCCTCGTTAAGCGAAATGAGAATGACGGAATCGGAGGAaatgagcagcagctctcCAGCGGGCGAGAAGACGGTCAAGTGGGCTCCCTCCAGATCCATCAACTTGTTGGGTTTCAGAACGGGATGGCCCTTGGAAGAAAGCacctcctcgagctcgaAAAGTTTGGTCTCctgaagagaagacacCGCCAGAAGAGAACCAAACATGGCCACGTCAGAAATGTTGTCATCGGCAGACATGGTCAGTTTGCACACCAGTCTTCTCTGGCCGCCCTCAAGGCGTCTCCACAGCTTGACAGTCTGACCGTTCCACATGGCCACAATCGAGCCATAGACGAGAGTCTGGGTTCGCGGGGGAGCCACCGAGAACTTTCGGTAGGGGCCCTGAGCAAACTCGTTAACGGAAGCAACCACAAGCACCTTTTCCACGCCTCCAGATGCAAGAAGAGACAGGTTTTTGGCCTCGTAAGTAGCCAGAGCTCGCACGTCGTGGGCATTGTAGCCCCGCACGTTGGTCTGGTTCCATCGCTTGCCCACAGACTCGTAGCAGGcgatggtcttgtcgaCACCCGCCGAAAAGACAGCGTCTCCGGCTGCATCGACTGCCAGACAGAGAATGTCGGCTTCGTGGGTCTTGAACGACTGGTTCAGAGCAAAGTGCGTGCAGTCCCAGAACTTGACCGAGCCCGTGGAGTCGCCGGAAACGATCAGATCGCCCTTGGCTCGCTTCACAACCGCCACGGTCCACACCAGAGTAGCGTCGTCCTGTGCCACAGGTCCCTTGGCAGTGTCGACCTTCATGGTGGCAATGGTGGATCCGTCTTCGTCCCAGACCCGGATCCGCGCGTCCGAACAGCCGCCCACCACCTGCGAGCCTCTCCATGCCAAACTGAGCACTCGACAGGTGTGTCTCTGAAGGACTCGCGAATGCTCCATCACACCAGGGCCTCCAGACAgatccaccaccaccacggAGCCGTTTTCGCAGCCTGCAGCCAGCTTGGTTCCGTCGTCGCTCACGGCAATGCACCAGATCACACCGCTGTGGCAGTCGTAGTTGACTCTGGGCTGGCCCGTGGACACGTTCCACTCGGTGATAGCGGTCGATCCTCCGATGGAAAACAGCCGCGGCTTGCCAGAAGAGTCGCCCGAGTCAGACCACGCCAGCCCCTCGACAGACCGGCCCTTTCCTCCCCGCAAAGTCGTCTCATGGAGCCAGTTCCATCGGGGGTTCCAAATTTCGATATCTCCATTATCTCGTCCCACAGCCAGTCTCAGGTCCGGCGAGGCGTTCTGGTCCAGCTCGGAGCGTCGGCTGAACGCCAGCGCCGTGATTCCGGCCGGATTGTAGTCCACAAAACGGCATCTATGAACGTCCATTGTGTTGTGTGCTGTTTTTGTGATATGTTGCACTCTCACAATTTTTTGGCTTACCTATATGCATATGcagatttttttttatttagGCTTTGTCATGTGACTAATGGGTGATAGAAgcacctacaagtagcggACTATGTAGAGCCTGTATAACAAGAAAGAGGGCTTGAAGAGATTGCTAAAGACTGAAATGCTATGACAGTGGTTTCATTTTTGGTTTTGGCCACGTTTTACGTGTTTTGGAATTATCTCGACGAATAGTGGACGTAATAGAAATCTGAAAGAACCATGATATGGAGCGGAAAAAGACCAACAAGATGCATTTTTCAGAGTTGTTTTATCTAACCAGCAACACCATATTTTGTATAGCAAAGTGTGGTCTGGCGATGTTAAGTGTAGAGTCAATGGTGTTCAGAAGATGACTTGAATGGAGATTGATACTGGGCGTAATAAGTTTGATTTTATAATAATATCGTAAATTGACCGTTGCAACAACTTGCACTCTTGGATTtgtctatatatattctCTAGTCTGTCTTGTAGATGTGTTCTGTTCTGCTTAAAGTAATTCTCAACAAACATTTATACTAAGCCAAGTAACACGTAACAAACTATTATACCAAGTCAAGTAATATGTAACAAACTATTACACCAAGTCAAGTAAAAGAAAACGGGGGTTCCATGCCCCCAAACGGACGAATATCacgtgaaaaaaaaaaaaaaccaaaaaaaaccaatcGTCAAATACATCTATACCACTTTGATAACCCCAAATGTCCTCTTTTCCTCCACTTTTCCACTCTCTGAATCACATGTCCCAAGctggaatcgaaccccgCACAATATACAAAGTTTTCCCCCGGGTGGTTACCGTGGCAACGGCCTTTGTTGACGCGTTCAAACATCCCTTTGTCGCATCACTATACACCTGCCAGTTACATCAAACCACCACTCAGCATGACGACggccaaaaaaacacatgTCGGGGTCAAAGCCAACAACCGCAACGAGGCCAAGCTGTACTCGCTACTGGGGCAGTATTTCCAGGAGGCGCAGCGGTCGCTAGTGGCGCAGAGAAAGATCATTGTGTCCATGCAACAACTACACGAGGGAGCAGTTCAGTGGAACATGGAAGAGCAGTTCACGCGCAagtttctgctgctggtgaaCCGCATGCTCACGTGCAAGAAGGGCGACAAGTCGGCCGACAAGGTGGTCGAGTTCATCGGCTCGTATGTGGGACGTCTtcaggaggaagaggaagaccgggatgaagatgaagatgatgaggaggaagagagcACAGTGGCGTCTCGTTTCTGCGAGGCACTCATTCGTCACGTGCTCCGAGGAACCCAGGCCAAAGATAGACATGTGCGGTTCCGATGCTGCCACATTCTGTCTACCGTCATCAACTCTCTTAGTGACATTGACGACGACCTTTTTGAAGACCTGCGAGACTCCATGTTTGCGCGGTCGTacgacaaggacgccaGCACACGGCTAAAGGCCGTGTTGGCTCTGTGCCGAATCCAATCTTCTGCTGAGgaaggagaggaggagtccgCGGAGGAGAAACAGCTACAGGAGCTGCTACTGAGCTTGATCCAGAACGATCCCTCGGCCGACGTGCGCCGGGCTATCCtgttcaacctcaaggtgACCAAGAAGACCCTTCCCTATCTTCTTGAACGTGCACGTGATACCAATTCCATCACGCGACGGTCGGTGTATGGACGGACCATGAAGAGCATTGGTGATTTCCGAATGCTGCGGATCGGCATGCGAGAGAAGTTGCTCCAATGGGGTCTCAAGGACCGAGACACGAGTGTGGAACAGGCAGCCACAAAGATGCTTGTCACCCAATGGCTCGAAACCTGTGACGGTAGCGTCCTGGAGCTTCTGCAGCGTCTCGATGTGCTCAATTCGACTGTAGCTGAGACTGCCGTCGAGATTATATTTGACCAGAAGCCCCAAATGGTTTCCAACCTCTCGTTCAAAGATTCGTGGGACACCTTGACACCAGAAACGGCCTTCCTGGCGCGTGTATACGCCCAATACTgtctcaagaagggctACGACGATCTAGTGGACGCCCAGGTGCCAGAAGTTACAAAGATTGCTTTCTTTATTGAGCGCGATCTCCAAAATCTGACCGTGGACGAAGAGGGATACTCCGAGCGGGAGTTTgtgcttgagcagcttttGCTTCTGGCGCAGCAGCTGGATTTTGGTGATGAAATCGGACGACGAAAGATTGTGGACGTGCTCACCAATGCGCTGACTAATAAAGATCTCTCTGATACTCTTGTGTCTGCGGTTGTCAACGTGTTCCACAAACTGTGCACCCGAGAGCGAGACTTCATCCAGGTGCTGGTTGA from Yarrowia lipolytica chromosome 1F, complete sequence carries:
- a CDS encoding uncharacterized protein (Compare to YALI0F08657g, weakly similar to uniprot|Q06679 Saccharomyces cerevisiae YDR324c, similar to Saccharomyces cerevisiae UTP4 (YDR324C); ancestral locus Anc_5.366); its protein translation is MDVHRCRFVDYNPAGITALAFSRRSELDQNASPDLRLAVGRDNGDIEIWNPRWNWLHETTLRGGKGRSVEGLAWSDSGDSSGKPRLFSIGGSTAITEWNVSTGQPRVNYDCHSGVIWCIAVSDDGTKLAAGCENGSVVVVDLSGGPGVMEHSRVLQRHTCRVLSLAWRGSQVVGGCSDARIRVWDEDGSTIATMKVDTAKGPVAQDDATLVWTVAVVKRAKGDLIVSGDSTGSVKFWDCTHFALNQSFKTHEADILCLAVDAAGDAVFSAGVDKTIACYESVGKRWNQTNVRGYNAHDVRALATYEAKNLSLLASGGVEKVLVVASVNEFAQGPYRKFSVAPPRTQTLVYGSIVAMWNGQTVKLWRRLEGGQRRLVCKLTMSADDNISDVAMFGSLLAVSSLQETKLFELEEVLSSKGHPVLKPNKLMDLEGAHLTVFSPAGELLLISSDSVILISLNEELAPIEELQVPEAVLKGNLIAHGHETEIVAAAFSDTHLALSRRSGHTEIFVRGDRGFKHARTLMRLSAAPATAMAFTGAKTLVVATADNKVVEFDLGSGLLTEWSRSNPEIPDPVASSVDHCTGMFLDPSSKHSQRVWMWGATWLAFVDTSTNIPVERVPKRRLDGEETAKPVTSENQTTTAFWSTSKYRPIIGAEIVDGNELVVVERPAFDIPLPAAFWSKKKKRVD
- a CDS encoding uncharacterized protein (Compare to YALI0F08635g, similar to Saccharomyces cerevisiae RPC82 (YPR190C); ancestral locus Anc_7.547, weakly similar to uniprot|P32349 Saccharomyces cerevisiae YPR190c RPC82 DNA-directed RNA polymerase III 82 KD subunit); this translates as MSELHNPDQSSRALFDLCRVLLKGIYGELSAVLVGSLLDYGRQTAAELAKTTKLPLSAVHSGLAALVQNRFVLYWANDRKSGRDTDDIGESSSIHYVANWKEIYQVVRAGGMVDAVRKDFGKGPGGKSNPESGERCAEIAQNLLVYGHMRVADYLEATPEHDRDSVEASIAVMLRKRFLVPVQAWQFKPETDLYARMFRDHLSKLPLSMAESARKNQAAVSAKTELERMQEERNSLNLGFVSGSVARTKGVPVLNRAEKLDHQAVLCANPDKFLVIARNEELAKLAEERCGKTAAEVYRQCLSKYVGRLHSCTQDTSPGAEFNITSMEIAKTIDPRLDGLRPRGKGSRSVSPRPQSKRVKTEEGYTKTGDYDEKEVDVEEDMEEELSGVALATAVSKQMQILAASPLKFVQSVGTKGGGEWYVNFKEATECLRGARYEQIIQWKYGRVAKRLLRAVKDKGKVDEKLLTNIALLPVKEILNHLHDLHSVGALDVQELPRTADRAASRTIFLWHHRANRAYSLISQDIYKSLSRCFERVAAERAKLPILLSKLQREDVKGHEDEFLTEQEKADLKGLRMREEKLLVQMNRLDGLIRVFRDY